Proteins found in one Salvia splendens isolate huo1 chromosome 10, SspV2, whole genome shotgun sequence genomic segment:
- the LOC121752606 gene encoding 40S ribosomal protein S2-4-like has product MTDIISHDLQSWRIEVQGTAAASEAEDAAVTEAAEGVAVAPDVRRKRKNGSLSLEQIYLHSLPIKEYQIIDLLVGPSLKDEVMKIMPVQKQTRAGQRTRFKAFVVVGDSNGHVGLGFKCSKEVATAIRGAIILAKLSVIPVRRGYWGNMIALHIPVVYASFV; this is encoded by the exons ATGACGGATATCATCTCCCATGAC CTACAATCATGGCGGATAGAGGTGCAGGGGACCGCGGCGGCTTCGGAGGCCGAGGACGCGGCAGTGACAGAGGCGGCCGAGGGCGTGGCCGTCGCCCCCGACGTGAGGCGGAAGAGGAAAAATGGGTCCCTGTCACTCGAGCAAATCTACCTCCATTCCCTCCCTATCAAGGAGTACCAAATCATCGATCTCCTGGTTGGCCCGTCGCTGAAGGACGAGGTCATGAAGATCATGCCCGTCCAGAAGCAGACCCGCGCCGGGCAGAGGACGCGCTTCAAGGCGTTTGTCGTCGTCGGCGATAGCAACGGCCACGTCGGCCTCGGCTTCAAGTGCTCGAAGGAGGTGGCGACGGCGATTCGAGGCGCGATTATTTTGGCGAAATTGTCGGTGATCCCGGTGAGGAGGGGATACTGGGGGAATATGATTG CTTTACATATACCTGTGGTTTATGCTTCTTTTGTTTAG
- the LOC121752948 gene encoding UBP1-associated protein 2A-like isoform X1 — protein MHNPNMAKKRKLEAEPSKNNGDVKIVAGVVAQEIRHDEVQYEEEEEEEYEEEYEEEYEEEEEEEEEVEVVEEDEEDEEEEADAEEDDPHIICGVGEEPIPINNVGGNALTIPSNHDGGGEEPIESNNNGDEAEEEPIQSVLAAFSKETLVQLLTEAADCHADVAARVWASADVEPSNRKIFVHGLKWDTTTETLFQEFAKFGEIEDCRVVSDKATGRSKGYGFVLFKTRLEARQALKDPQKLIDERMTSSQLASVGSIATAFPQKPVTEYTQRKIFVSNVGEDLDPEKLKSFFSMYGEIEEGPLGLDRETGKPKGFCLFTYKTVESAKLALSEPHKQFEGVTLHCQQAIDGPKPHKGGAKNLQYVDNVYPSMVGSTMVPPPYMQMDPSAAVGQALSLLGAFGVATGMYNNTVVVPGGYAMGGVVNMGSAGLEGGWNQWGYPTNQMRQRGRGRGRQGPRPRKVKL, from the exons ATGCACAATCCTAACATGGCGAAGAAGCGGAAGCTCGAAGCGGAACCCTCAAAAAATAATGGGGATGTGAAGATCGTTGCTGGAGTCGTAGCACAAGAAATTAGGCACGACGAAGTTCagtatgaagaagaagaagaagaggaataCGAGGAGGAATATGAAGAGGAATacgaagaggaagaggaagaggaagaggaagtggaaGTGGtagaggaagatgaagaagacgagGAAGAAGAGGCGGATGCTGAAGAAGACGATCCACACATCATCTGCGGCGTCGGAGAGGAGCCAATCCCGATCAACAATGTTGGTGGCAACGCGTTGACAATTCCAAGCAATCACGACGGAGGCGGCGAAGAGCCAATTGAGAGCAACAATAACGGCGACGAGGCGGAGGAGGAGCCGATTCAGAGCGTCCTAGCTGCATTTAGTAAAGAAACATTGGTCCAATTGCTCACGGAAGCCGCCGATTGCCACGCCGacgtggcggctagggtttgggcCTCGGCGGATGTGGAACCCTCCAACCGGAAGATATTCGTGCACGGCCTCAAGTGGGACACCACCACGGAGACGCTGTTCCAGGAGTTCGCGAAATTCGGTGAAATTGAGGATTGCCGCGTCGTCTCCGACAAGGCCACTGGCCGATCCAAGGGCTATGGGTTCGTTCTCTTCAAGACCCGCCTCGAAGCTCGCCAGGCTCTGAAGGATCCTCAGAAGTTGATCGACGAACGAATGACGTCGTCCCAGCTGGCATCCGTGGGGTCTATTGCTACGGCATTTCCGCAGAAACCGGTGACAGAGTATACACAGAGGAAGATTTTTGTGAGTAATGTGGGGGAGGATCTGGATCCGGAGAAATTGAAGAGTTTCTTCTCCATGTATGGGGAGATCGAGGAAGGCCCTTTGGGGCTTGATAGAGAGACTGGCAAGCCGAAGGGCTTCTGCTTGTTTACATATAAGACCGTTGAGAGCGCGAAATTGGCGCTGAGCGAGCCTCATAAGCAATTTGAAGGGGTTACATTGCATTGCCAACAAGCAATTGATGGACCAAAGCCTCACAAGGGCGGGGCTAAGAATCTGCAATATGTCGACAATGTGTATCCTAGTATGGTTGGTTCAACTATGGTGCCGCCTCCCTATATGCAGATGGACCCTTCTGCTGCAGTAGGACAGGCATTGAGCCTTCTCGGGGCGTTTGGAGTAGCCACAGGGATGTATAACAACACTGTAGTGGTGCCGGGTGGATACGCAATGGGTGGTGTAGTAAACATGGGATCAGCTGGGTTGGAAGGGGGTTGGAATCAATGGGGATACCCGACCAACCAAATGAGGCAGCGAGGTCGTGGCAGAGGACGCCAGGGTCCTAGGCCGCGCAAAG TGAAACTATGA
- the LOC121752948 gene encoding UBP1-associated protein 2A-like isoform X2 — protein MHNPNMAKKRKLEAEPSKNNGDVKIVAGVVAQEIRHDEVQYEEEEEEEYEEEYEEEYEEEEEEEEEVEVVEEDEEDEEEEADAEEDDPHIICGVGEEPIPINNVGGNALTIPSNHDGGGEEPIESNNNGDEAEEEPIQSVLAAFSKETLVQLLTEAADCHADVAARVWASADVEPSNRKIFVHGLKWDTTTETLFQEFAKFGEIEDCRVVSDKATGRSKGYGFVLFKTRLEARQALKDPQKLIDERMTSSQLASVGSIATAFPQKPVTEYTQRKIFVSNVGEDLDPEKLKSFFSMYGEIEEGPLGLDRETGKPKGFCLFTYKTVESAKLALSEPHKQFEGVTLHCQQAIDGPKPHKGGAKNLQYVDNVYPSMVGSTMVPPPYMQMDPSAAVGQALSLLGAFGVATGMYNNTVVVPGGYAMGGVVNMGSAGLEGGWNQWGYPTNQMRQRGRGRGRQGPRPRKGQ, from the coding sequence ATGCACAATCCTAACATGGCGAAGAAGCGGAAGCTCGAAGCGGAACCCTCAAAAAATAATGGGGATGTGAAGATCGTTGCTGGAGTCGTAGCACAAGAAATTAGGCACGACGAAGTTCagtatgaagaagaagaagaagaggaataCGAGGAGGAATATGAAGAGGAATacgaagaggaagaggaagaggaagaggaagtggaaGTGGtagaggaagatgaagaagacgagGAAGAAGAGGCGGATGCTGAAGAAGACGATCCACACATCATCTGCGGCGTCGGAGAGGAGCCAATCCCGATCAACAATGTTGGTGGCAACGCGTTGACAATTCCAAGCAATCACGACGGAGGCGGCGAAGAGCCAATTGAGAGCAACAATAACGGCGACGAGGCGGAGGAGGAGCCGATTCAGAGCGTCCTAGCTGCATTTAGTAAAGAAACATTGGTCCAATTGCTCACGGAAGCCGCCGATTGCCACGCCGacgtggcggctagggtttgggcCTCGGCGGATGTGGAACCCTCCAACCGGAAGATATTCGTGCACGGCCTCAAGTGGGACACCACCACGGAGACGCTGTTCCAGGAGTTCGCGAAATTCGGTGAAATTGAGGATTGCCGCGTCGTCTCCGACAAGGCCACTGGCCGATCCAAGGGCTATGGGTTCGTTCTCTTCAAGACCCGCCTCGAAGCTCGCCAGGCTCTGAAGGATCCTCAGAAGTTGATCGACGAACGAATGACGTCGTCCCAGCTGGCATCCGTGGGGTCTATTGCTACGGCATTTCCGCAGAAACCGGTGACAGAGTATACACAGAGGAAGATTTTTGTGAGTAATGTGGGGGAGGATCTGGATCCGGAGAAATTGAAGAGTTTCTTCTCCATGTATGGGGAGATCGAGGAAGGCCCTTTGGGGCTTGATAGAGAGACTGGCAAGCCGAAGGGCTTCTGCTTGTTTACATATAAGACCGTTGAGAGCGCGAAATTGGCGCTGAGCGAGCCTCATAAGCAATTTGAAGGGGTTACATTGCATTGCCAACAAGCAATTGATGGACCAAAGCCTCACAAGGGCGGGGCTAAGAATCTGCAATATGTCGACAATGTGTATCCTAGTATGGTTGGTTCAACTATGGTGCCGCCTCCCTATATGCAGATGGACCCTTCTGCTGCAGTAGGACAGGCATTGAGCCTTCTCGGGGCGTTTGGAGTAGCCACAGGGATGTATAACAACACTGTAGTGGTGCCGGGTGGATACGCAATGGGTGGTGTAGTAAACATGGGATCAGCTGGGTTGGAAGGGGGTTGGAATCAATGGGGATACCCGACCAACCAAATGAGGCAGCGAGGTCGTGGCAGAGGACGCCAGGGTCCTAGGCCGCGCAAAGGTCAGTAG
- the LOC121752605 gene encoding protein PHYTOCHROME KINASE SUBSTRATE 4-like yields MDSLSTIKINDKSSFESTPNATETAIEDVEISIFDAEKYFNEELNDLKISVEKKKPESRDPLSSPAEASWNSQTALLTTTAAARRRASKAWFAAKKWILRRRRCCCDGESIRMKEVIASDSDQIRPIVVMDSVKSSCNRNSKTVHADHSYEQDDVVEIHRIMASEAAPGQQRILATGRPFINATVSFTFPILSSVAAAKEDDVGSDASSDLFEIEAFSTQMASSCPIQLLTDSVDGNSSRDRKSAPVNGLLRSRLSVSASECRPSGGESEESVEALRPSPEEAGGGEGRRKSDGGATSMSCREGPGPGSSRSPPLVTAGG; encoded by the coding sequence ATGGATTCACTATCTACAAtcaaaataaatgacaaatcaTCATTTGAATCCACGCCCAATGCTACAGAAACCGCCATTGAAGATGTTGAAATCAGCATTTTTGATGCTGAGAAGTATTTCAACGAAGAATTGAACGACCTCAAAATATCAGTAGAGAAGAAGAAGCCTGAATCTCGTGATCCACTTTCTTCTCCGGCGGAAGCCAGCTGGAACAGCCAAACCGCGCTCCTCACCACGACCGCCGCGGCGCGCCGCCGCGCGAGCAAAGCGTGGTTCGCCGCTAAGAAGTGGATtctgagaagaagaagatgctgCTGCGACGGCGAATCGATTCGAATGAAGGAGGTGATCGCCTCCGATTCGGATCAAATTAGGCCGATTGTGGTGATGGATTCAGTCAAATCCAGCTGCAACAGAAACTCTAAAACCGTGCATGCAGATCACAGCTACGAGCAAGACGACGTCGTTGAGATACATCGAATTATGGCATCGGAGGCGGCGCCAGGTCAGCAGCGGATACTGGCGACGGGGAGGCCATTCATCAACGCCACCGTCAGTTTCACTTTCCCCATCCTCAgctccgtcgccgccgctaAAGAGGACGACGTCGGAAGCGATGCCAGCTCGGATTTATTCGAGATTGAAGCGTTTTCTACTCAAATGGCGTCGTCTTGTCCGATCCAATTGTTGACTGATTCGGTTGATGGAAATTCAAGCCGCGATAGAAAATCAGCGCCGGTGAACGGACTCCTCCGTAGCCGGCTAAGCGTTTCGGCTAGCGAGTGTCGTCCCTCCGGTGGGGAATCGGAGGAGAGTGTGGAGGCGTTAAGGCCGTCGCCGGAGGAGGCGGGTGGCGGCGAGGGAAGGAGGAAGAGTGACGGTGGGGCGACGTCGATGAGCTGCCGGGAGGGACCGGGGCCGGGGAGCTCTCGATCGCCGCCGTTGGTGACGGCGGGTGGATGA